A window from uncultured Desulfobacter sp. encodes these proteins:
- a CDS encoding tripartite tricarboxylate transporter permease — MLDNILSAASMSLSIEALMMLAIGVLFGAVVGALPGLGTAVAITVCIPFTLAMDNVPAIALLLGVYASSVYGGSISAVLLNTPGTPQSAATGMDGYPMARAGRADKALGWVTISSVVGGLISCLFLIVAAPQLAKLSVKYGGPLEISAA, encoded by the coding sequence ATGTTGGATAATATTCTGTCGGCCGCATCCATGTCTCTCTCGATTGAGGCTCTTATGATGCTGGCCATAGGGGTTCTTTTCGGAGCCGTGGTCGGAGCCCTGCCCGGCCTTGGAACGGCCGTTGCCATCACGGTCTGTATCCCATTCACCCTTGCCATGGACAATGTGCCTGCCATCGCACTTCTACTCGGAGTCTACGCATCTTCGGTTTACGGCGGCTCCATATCGGCGGTCCTGCTCAATACTCCCGGCACCCCCCAGTCTGCTGCTACCGGTATGGACGGTTATCCCATGGCGAGGGCCGGTCGGGCGGACAAGGCGCTTGGGTGGGTCACGATCTCTTCGGTGGTCGGTGGTCTGATCTCCTGCCTCTTTCTTATTGTTGCAGCTCCACAACTTGCCAAACTATCGGTTAAATACGGTGGCCCCTTAGAAATATCTGCGGCCTGA
- a CDS encoding tripartite tricarboxylate transporter permease, which yields MGLACISSLSEGNQLKGMLMGVLGLFIATVGSDPISGEIRFAFGSDNLVAGIALMPVVVGVFPLAEVFFRIYELKTNKEVTPIKCTQIRFPGLKEWKGRIQGLIRSSLIGVGLGTLPGTGATAATFIAYTVGRRSSKNGNRFGQGEPDGLIAAESSNNAVTGGALIPTLALGIPGEPVAALMLATLTLHGITPGVRLMADHPEVVYSAFINLILANLLLIPAAILTVKCFGYLIKLSAPVLLGLVVVCSLVGVYLPRGNVFDIPVALAIGICAFSLRIGGFPITPLIIGYVLGPELEYRLGQAAVYKGDMSVIQYIGTSPIAMVLFSVALIFLLIPIIRSLSQTIKEKKQNRFFNNPKIEEE from the coding sequence ATGGGCCTTGCCTGCATCTCAAGTCTTTCCGAGGGCAACCAACTCAAGGGCATGCTTATGGGTGTGCTCGGGCTTTTCATCGCCACCGTTGGCTCTGATCCCATAAGCGGAGAAATCCGCTTTGCCTTTGGCAGCGACAACCTTGTGGCGGGCATTGCCCTGATGCCGGTCGTTGTGGGGGTATTTCCCCTTGCCGAAGTCTTCTTTCGGATCTATGAGCTAAAAACCAACAAAGAGGTTACGCCCATTAAATGTACCCAGATCCGCTTTCCGGGCCTCAAGGAATGGAAGGGCCGAATCCAGGGGCTTATCCGCTCTTCACTCATCGGAGTGGGCCTGGGAACCCTGCCGGGTACAGGGGCAACAGCCGCGACATTTATCGCCTACACCGTGGGGCGACGGTCATCGAAAAACGGAAACCGATTCGGCCAGGGGGAACCCGACGGTCTCATTGCCGCAGAGTCCAGCAACAACGCCGTGACAGGGGGCGCCCTGATTCCCACTTTGGCCTTAGGCATTCCCGGAGAGCCGGTTGCCGCCCTGATGCTGGCCACCCTGACCCTCCACGGCATCACCCCCGGGGTCAGGCTCATGGCCGACCATCCGGAAGTGGTCTATTCGGCCTTCATTAATCTAATCCTGGCCAACCTGCTGCTCATTCCTGCAGCTATTTTAACGGTAAAATGCTTCGGATACCTGATCAAGCTCTCCGCACCGGTGTTGCTGGGCCTGGTTGTGGTTTGCTCACTGGTCGGGGTCTACCTTCCCAGAGGAAATGTATTCGACATCCCGGTGGCCCTTGCCATTGGGATCTGCGCGTTTTCCCTGCGTATCGGCGGCTTTCCCATCACCCCACTGATTATCGGGTATGTTTTGGGACCGGAACTTGAGTACCGCCTGGGGCAGGCTGCGGTTTACAAGGGAGATATGTCCGTCATCCAATACATCGGCACCTCCCCCATCGCTATGGTCCTCTTTTCCGTCGCGTTGATTTTTTTGCTGATTCCCATAATCAGATCCTTGTCCCAAACCATAAAAGAAAAAAAGCAAAATCGTTTTTTTAATAATCCAAAGATAGAGGAGGAGTAA
- a CDS encoding aminotransferase class IV: MHNGKLAFVDQHLYRLRESAAALDMDLGMTNQEIVTAIYDTLNANQMETNVHIRLIFSRGKKTTPFQDPRVNVGRSTLVIIPEYKVLGDTSKGIRLYTVYNRRGRPDVQDPKLHPLSKLNCVLSCIQVTKAGADEALMLDPHGFVSACNSTSFFIVRRGEIWTSTGDYCLHGITRENVIELCRANNIPVREKNFSLLETYVAEESFVTGTFGGLRHVSEIDGRAIGNGTCGPVTQKLQQLYEEHLNKDCV, from the coding sequence TTGCACAACGGGAAACTGGCCTTTGTAGATCAGCACCTCTACCGGTTAAGGGAAAGTGCTGCCGCCTTGGACATGGATTTGGGAATGACCAACCAGGAAATTGTTACGGCTATCTACGACACCTTGAATGCCAACCAGATGGAAACCAATGTTCACATCCGCCTGATTTTCAGCAGGGGGAAAAAGACCACCCCTTTTCAGGACCCCCGGGTCAACGTAGGGAGAAGTACCCTGGTCATCATTCCCGAATACAAGGTTTTGGGAGATACCAGCAAAGGCATTCGGTTGTATACGGTCTACAACCGGCGGGGAAGGCCGGATGTCCAGGATCCCAAACTCCACCCCTTGAGTAAACTAAACTGCGTTCTCTCCTGCATTCAGGTAACAAAGGCCGGGGCTGACGAAGCCCTGATGCTGGACCCCCATGGCTTTGTTTCTGCCTGTAACTCCACCAGCTTTTTCATTGTCCGTAGAGGAGAAATCTGGACTTCCACAGGGGACTATTGCCTCCATGGAATCACCAGAGAAAACGTCATAGAATTGTGCCGGGCAAACAATATCCCCGTAAGAGAAAAAAATTTCAGTCTGCTGGAAACCTATGTGGCTGAAGAATCCTTTGTCACCGGGACATTCGGCGGCCTGCGCCATGTTAGCGAAATCGACGGCCGTGCCATCGGCAACGGGACCTGCGGACCTGTCACCCAGAAACTACAGCAGTTATATGAAGAACACCTGAACAAAGATTGTGTCTAA
- a CDS encoding tripartite tricarboxylate transporter TctB family protein, whose translation MKSIVTPKNFVALFFILAGGFLLKETYAERVVFYVSSDELGPMTYPRYLLWAWVVLSVFYLVIPRKPFDLSSIKASFKVLAGSALAMVLYMVMFKYLGLIASTFFFFWSFSIF comes from the coding sequence ATGAAATCGATTGTCACCCCTAAAAATTTTGTGGCGCTTTTCTTTATCCTGGCCGGCGGATTTCTTTTAAAGGAGACCTACGCCGAACGGGTGGTTTTTTACGTATCTTCGGACGAACTGGGTCCCATGACCTATCCGAGATATCTGCTTTGGGCCTGGGTGGTTCTTTCGGTATTCTACCTTGTCATTCCCCGCAAACCCTTTGATCTGTCTTCCATCAAAGCAAGTTTCAAGGTTTTGGCAGGTTCGGCATTGGCCATGGTCCTTTACATGGTGATGTTTAAATACCTGGGACTGATTGCCTCCACGTTTTTTTTCTTCTGGTCTTTTTCTATATTCTGA